One part of the Parambassis ranga chromosome 8, fParRan2.1, whole genome shotgun sequence genome encodes these proteins:
- the eve1 gene encoding even-skipped-like1 produces the protein MNSVAEGRQTPVAAATIVHSTGGEEQQDSCPRSALYDQSRRHRTAFTREQLSRLEQEYGKESYVSRPRRCELAAALNLPETTIKVWFQNRRMKDKRQRHSLPWPHPLIDPLGALLMGRASPSSTLPYPFLPPHLPHLPLHHYSPLALSSTHSPYSAPMRSLDAIRLSQYHNRPGGLPPTTAALYPSASIMPHPATCPCPLCVHWGPEQLLKARGEALGLSQPRSPKANIQPAGLERREEVV, from the exons ATGAATTCAGTGGCAGAGGGCAGGCAGACACCGGTGGCAGCTGCTACCATTGTGCACAGCACCGGCGgtgaagagcagcaggactCATGCCCGCGCAGCGCCCTCTACGACCAAAGTCGACGCCACCGGACAGCATTCACGCGTGAACAGCTATCCCGTTTGGAGCAGGAGTATGGCAAGGAGAGCTATGTCTCCCGACCCCGCCGCTGCGAGCTGGCCGCTGCCCTCAACCTACCTGAGACAACGATAAAG GTTTGGTTCCAGAACAGGAGGATGAAGGATAAACGCCAGAGACACTCCCTGCCATGGCCACACCCTCTCATCGACCCCCTGGGGGCGCTTCTGATGGGCCGAGCGTCTCCTTCCTCCACTTTACCTTATCCCTTCCTCCCACCCCATCTCCCTCATCTTCCCCTCCACCACTATTCCCCCTTAGCTCTCTCCTCGACACACAGTCCTTACAGCGCACCCATGAGGTCCCTGGATGCAATCCGCCTCTCTCAGTACCACAACAGGCCTGGGGGACTGCCTCCAACAACTGCAGCTCTCTACCCCTCCGCCAGCATCATGCCCCATCCAGCTACATGTCCCTGCCCCCTCTGTGTGCACTGGGGACCAGAACAACTGCTCAAAGCCAGAGGGGAGGCGTTGGGACTGAGCCAGCCTCGCAGTCCTAAGGCCAACATCCAGCCTGCTGGTCTGGAGCGGAGGGAGGAGGTGGTTTAA